From the Phragmitibacter flavus genome, the window GCGATGGAGGCGACGCGTCGAGTGCGCGAAGATCTATTGGTGGTGGCGGATGGTTTGTTGTGTGATGGATTGGGCAAAGCGGCGGCGGGGCTGGAATTGGCGGAGTCGAGCGTCTGGGCGGACTGGACGGGTTCGAGGGCGTCGGTGCGGAAGATTTTAGGCGAAGGATTTGGCGTGACGAGTGGCTGGCAAACCGTGATGGCTTGTGAGGCACTGGGCAGCGGCGAGCATTCACTGGCGGTGGTGGCGGCGACGGGTTTGTCGCAGCAGGCAGCGGGGCTGGTGCTGGAGATGGTTTAGAGACGGCGGTCCCTGGCCTTCAATTTACTCTGACCAGAGGTTATCGAGAATGCGGTTTTGGTGCTGGTGCATCTGACGGCGTTCTTCGGGATCGATGTCGTTCCAACCGGCGAGATGGAGGAGGCCGTGGATGAGGTAAAGGGCGACTTCGCGTTCGTAGGGGTGACTGTGCTCCTGGGCTTGTCGGGCTGCGGTGTCGAGACTGATCAGGATCTCGCCGTGATGAAAGGTGATGACGTCGGTGGGCGTGGGATCGTCGAGGAACTGGGCGTGAACGTCAGCGATGGCGGGATCGCTGATGAGACTGATCTCGATTTCTTCGAGGGTTGCCAGGGGAGCCTCGGGGAACTTGAGCTGGGCAAGGCAGGGGGCTAGGGCGGCTTTGGCGAGCTTACGCCAGTGGGCCAGATGCAGGGGCTGACCGCGATAATGAGCGTGGAGTGACAGCCGGGGTTGGGGCGAATGGGACTTCACCTTCAACTTCAAGCGGCGTCGGCGGGTTTGGCGGCCTCAGGTTTTTCTCTCTCGGTCTTGCCGGTATGAGTTTGGTGGGTATGAGGACGCTCGGAGCGCTCAAGCTGGGCGGTGGCTTTTTTAGTCTCCTCAGGGGATTCTTTGGGATAACGCACGCGGTTGTGCATCATGCTGAGGAGGGTTTTGACAAAGCTGGCTTTGACTTCGGTGAGCTCGGCGAGGGTGAGATCGCATTCGTCGAGCTGGTGGTCGAGGAGACGGTTGCGGACGATGTCTTCAACGAGCTGCTCGACGCGGTTGGGGGTGGGTTTGGCGAGGGTGCGGGAGGCACTTTCAACGGCGTCGGCAAGGCTGATGATGGCGGTTTCGCGACATTGCGGGCGGGGGCCGGGGTAGCGGAAGCCGTCTTCGGTGACATCGGGAACGTCGTCTTCGCGCGCTTTGTCTTGTTCGACGAGGCGAATGATTTCGTTTTTTTGGTCGAGGGCGCGACGGTAGAAATAATAGACGAGGGAGTTGCCGTGATGCTGTTCGATGACGTCGATGATGCGACGGTTGAGGTGATTCTTGATGGCGAGGTCGATGCCGTCTTTGACGTGGGCGATGAGAACAAGGGCGCTCATGCGGGCGGTGAGGTCATCGTGCGGATTGTCCTCGGGGTCCATGTTTTCGATGAAATACTCGGGCTTGGTGAGCTTGCCGATGTCATGGAAATAACTGCACACGCGACACATGGTGGCGTTGGCACCGATGGTTTCGGCAGCGGCGTCGGCAAGGTTGGCGACAACGAGGCAGTGGTGATAGGTGCCAGGGGCTTCGATGCTGAGACGCTTCATCAACGGATGGTTGAGGTCGGCGAGTTCGAGCCAGGAGACGTCGGTGGTGACGCGGAAGAGGTTTTCAAGCGCAGGCAGGATGGCACCGGCGAGCATGGTGGTGCCGAGTCCGACCAGCATGGGGGTGGCGAGGCGGAAGAAGGCGTTTTCCCCTTGGAAGGCGACAACGGCCTGACCGAAAGCGACCATGAAGACGCTGGCGGTGATGCCGATGTAGACGCCGGCAGTCAGAAGACGGCTGCGTCGACGGATTTTTTGGGTGACGAAGATGCCCGTGAAGCCGATGCCCATGCTGGTGGCGATGAATGGCAGGATGTAAGGTCCGTCAACCAGCGTAGCTCCGAGCAGGGTGGCGTAGGTGGTGGCGTAAAATCCGATGCGGCGTCCGACGAGCATGGCCAGCAGCACGGGAGCGAGGGCATGTGGAGCAAGCAGCAGGCTGAAACTGGTATCCCAGCCGCGGGATCGGCCATACCCGAGGGCGATGCCGATTCCGACCAGATGCAGCGTGATGACAAAAAAGACGAGCAGCGAGTTGCTGTTGGTGCGCAGGGTTGACGAGATGCCGAGGTGCCAGCTAAGACCGGCGATGAGGTAGATGGCGGCGACGTAGACGGCGTCCACGGCGCGGAAAGGAATGTCGAGGCTGGTGGAGAGGGCCTGCAACAGGATGATGGATCCAAGGCAGGAGGTGACGAAGACGGCCAGACTGATCAGCGGATGAGTGAGAAGCGTTTCCCAAGTCTCGCTCTGCAAGTGTTTGCGGCGGGTTTTCCCGCAGGACATGCCGCGGCGCGTCAGTCGCGCCCTTTTAATGAAATCGAACATAAATGGCAAATGCCCAGTTAGACTACTGGCTGGTGAGGGTAATGACAAGTGGTTCCTAATTTCATTTCATACCGGAGTAATGGGATTTGATGATTTTATGAACACCGAGCGATGACAGATTACGTCAGGAAAGATGGGGCGGACGCGCGGGAGCTCCCGGGCATCTCATCGGGAATGATGCGCATTTCCGGCTGCGGATGTCACGAATCGATGCTGACTACGACGAGTCGATGTCGATCGAATCTATTTTTGGGCACTGTCGGATTCGCCGGTGCCGCGATGCTCACGATAGGCTTCGATGATGCGTTGCACCACGGGGAGACGGACGACGTCGGAGGGATCAAATTTCACAAATTGAATCCCTTCGACCTTGCCGAGGATCTGCACGGCTTCGGCAAGGCCGGAGCGCATGCCGCGTCGGAGGTCGACCTGAGAAGGATCGCCGGTGACGACGCAGCGGGAACCTTCACCCAGACGGGTGAGGAACATGAACATCTGCTCGGTGGTGGTGTTTTGGGATTCGTCGAGGATGACGAAGGAGTTTTTCAAGGTTCGACCGCGCATGTAGGCGAGGGGGGCGATCTCGACGATTTTGCGTTCGATGAGGCGTTCGGCTTCATCGTTTTCCATCATCTCGAACAAGGCATCGTAGAGAGGACGGAGGTAAGGGAAGATCTTCTCGTTGAGGTCGCCGGGGAGGAATCCGAGCGCCTCACCGGCTTCAACGGCGGGTCGGGTGAGGACGATGCGTTGAACGGTTTTGTCGCGCAGGGCTTGCAGCGCCTGGGCCATGGCCAGAAAGGTCTTGCCGGTTCCGGCGGGTCCGACGCCGAAGACGACTTCGTTGTCGCGCATGGCTTTGAGGTATTCCAACTGACCACGCGTTTTGGCAAGCACGGCGGGTTTGCGGGCGGTGCCGAGCAACTTGAGCGACAGGATGTTTTCGGCCGGATTTTCGGTCCAGGGAGAACTGGCGTTTTTGAGGAGCAGGTTGAACAGCGCGGGAGTGATCTCGCTGCCGTCGCGGCGCAGCTTTTCCACTTCGCCGAGCACAGCCTTGGCGCTGGCAATGGAAGCTTCGCTGCCGTCGAGTTTGATCCATCCGTCGCGGGTGGTGGTCTTCAGGTCGAGGGCGGTGCCGAGGGCGCGCAGGTGGCTCTGTTGTTTGCCGAGCAGGTCTTGAAGGAACTGGGGGCTTTCGTAATTAAAGGTGGCGGTAGACACGGAAAGTGGGTGGTGCGTGGTGGAACAATTGAACCCTGGTTGCTCCTTGCGATTGAAAGACAGTCCTGATGTGGTGTCTAGAATCCATTCAACTCAAGGGACGAACCTTTTCTTTGAATTGTATTGAACTCGGACGACCCATGTGAAAGTCGAACGAGGTCCTGAAGAGGTCATCGACTCAACGATAACCGTAGGAAATCGCCCAAGTGACGCCGCGGTCCTTCTTGCTGGTGACGCTGAACACGATGGTGTAGGTGCCGGTGTTGGGGGGATTGACGCGCACCGTGCTGGTGAAGTCGCTTTCTTCGCGTTCCATGTGGACGGGCTGGCCTTTGGAGTCGAAGACGGAAATCTCGATTTTGCAGTCCTCATTGGCGGTGCCAAGCCAGAACACGTAATCGTTGCCTTTGAAAAGCTGGTGGCGGAGGGCAAGTTTCTGGCCAGACTCAACTTCGCCATTCCAGTAGTCCTGCCGCACGGTATAGCCTTTTTCAACATAGGGCATGGCGGCCTCCATGGTGTGGTCGTAGGCTTCATCCACGGTGGCTTGCGCCAGATGGACGGTGGCGAGCCACAGGGTGCAGCAGAGCAGTAAAGGTTTGAGGAAGGCTTTTTTCATGGCTCGCTGGGGAGGCTGCGATGCTTGATAGCTTACGAGATGACGGGATACGAAGAACGAGTGAACTGTCAGCCTAATTGGCCTTGGTTTTGAGAATGAGGGCCAGAAGATCGTCGCTGGTTTTGCGGATGCTGTTGGTCTTCTCGAGCGAGAACACTCCGCGAGGGACGTTCATGTCGCTGCGAATTTTGGTAAGGCCTTGGGAGATGGCGGTGATGAGCTGATTGTTTTTGGTGGTCTGGGGCATGCGCGTAACTGAGTTGATGAAATGCTCAACGAGGTTTGGCTGGTTGAGCAATTCGGAGCGGTCGGCGCTGTAGTTTTTGGAAATGACGGAGGTGACGGAAGCGGTGCCGCGAAGCCAGCCACCGAGGCTGACGCACTGGGCGAGGTCGCTGTCTTTCATGCGTTGCATTTCGGCGCGAACCGTGGCCTGGGTTTGGTCGAACTCACGGCGAACGCCTTTCCAGTCGTCCTGCTGGACGGCATCGGTGATGCTCTTGGCGTGTCGGCTGACGGGTTTTTCGAGGCCAAGCTTTCTGGCGACGTTGATGACTTCGCGACCAATGTCTTCAATGGCTTGTTTGTCCTGGGCCTGGACGGCAACAAATCCTTCCGCCACGATGAGGCCAAAGATGAGGGAAAGTTCGGTGCGGTTGGAGGTGTTGGGGATGATCAGTTCGTTGACTTCGTCCTTCCAGTTGGGTTCGCCGAGTTTGTCGAGCACGGAGAAGATTTCGCTGGGGACGGGAACCACCACCTCTTCCATGACGAATCCGGGGAAGTTGTTGGGATCAAATTTTTCGACACCGGCACTGTTTTGAGCGGTGGCGATGCTGGCGAACAGAGCAAACAACAAGCCGCTGCAATGCGGCATCCATGACGGGGCTGGGAAAATTTTCATGTGAGAGAGGATGGCGAATGAGACGCCCTGGCTCAATGGAAGCGTAGAAATGGTTTCGCGCAACCCTTTTGCCTTGGACGTGATTTTTATTAGATTGACTTGATTTTGATGAGCCTGTCGCGACGGGGTGATGACCGTCTGCGGTGCAAGCGGGGAACTTTGACCGTATGAATGCGTATTTGATTCAATTCAGCATGCTGTGGGAGGATCGCAGCGCCAATCATGCCCAGGTTCGCGAGATGGTGGAGAAGGTTATGCCGGAAGCGGGCTCGATGCTGATCCTGCCGGAGATGTTTGCAACGGGGTTCAGCATGAACGTGGATTGCACGGCGCAGGGGGATTCGCGGGAGGATGAGGCCTTCATCAAAGAGCTTGCGGTGAAATGGCAGTGCGTGGTGGTGGCAGGGGTGGTGACGCGGCACGGGGATGGCAGGGCGCGCAATGAGGCGCTGGTGGTGTCGGCTGATGGCGGCGAAATGCTGCGTTATGCCAAACAACAAATGTTCACGCCGGGCGGGGAGCACGATGTCTACTTGGCGGGGGACGAGGTGAGGGTGTTTGATTTTGAGGGCTTCAAGGTTGCGCCTTTGGTGTGCTATGATTTGCGGTTCCCGGAGCATTTCAGGAAGGCCATCGATTTAGGGGCCGAGGTGCTGGTGGTGATTGCCAGCTGGCCTGCGCGCCGACAGAGGCATTGGGAGGTTTTGCTGCAGGCTCGCGCGATTGAAAATCAGGCTTTTGTGATTGGGGTGAATCGCTGTGGATCGGACCCCAATGCCGAATACGTCGGCGGCAGTGTGGTTTTCGATCCGCTGGGGCAGCAGGTGGTGCATGCCGGCAGCGGACCGGGCGTGACGGAGGTTTGGCTTGACCGGCAGGCCTTGCTGACATGGCGTCAGCAATTCCCGGCGTTGAGCGATCGTAAGCCCAACTAATTAAAACACCCAGGTGAGGGTGGCGGCCCCGAACGGCGCGGAGTCGAGATCGTCTTCGGAAAGCACTCGCTGGTCTTCGTCGCGAACTTCAAGGTCGGTGAGGAAGTTAACACCACCGCGGACGCTGAGCCGGACGTTGTCACTAAGGGCGTATTGCACACCGGCGCTGGCGCGGAACATGCCGAGGTTGAGGACCCGGGCTTCGCTGTCGCTGCCATCGTCATCAAGCTGCCATTTGTTGCCGGAAGGGTAGGTGTTGACGAACACGGTCCATTTTGGCGCAAAACGCCAGGCGAGGTTGATCAATGGAGGAGTGATCTGGACATAGGTCGAGTCGGAGGGACGCCAGATAAAGCCGATGGCGGGATACACCGAGACGTCTTCGTAGGCATAGCTGGCATAGGTGCCCAAGGCGGCGGCAAAGGTGGGGCTGAACTTGTATCCGATGAGGCCGATGATGGTGCCTTCGAGGGCATCACTGATGTCTGCGCCGGATTCCATGCCGAGGGATGGCTGGAGGCGGATGAATCCGAGCCAGCCGGGTTGCATTTCGTCAGGAATGTAGGCGAACTGGAAACTAAGGTTGAATTCATGCAGGTCGCGGCTGCCGATGGCGTCGGTTTCGAAGCGGGTAAAGTCGTAACGGGAGGAGATCGAAAAGCGGTAGTCGCCGGAAGAGGTGCCGAACAATGGGATGCGGGCGCGGAAGCTCTGCATGTCGAGGCCGTCGCTGCCGTCTTCAAAGTCCATGGTGTCGGACAGGGTGTAGTCGAATGACAGGCTGGGTTTGCCCACGCCGTAGCCAGCGATGTCGGGTGGGATCATCATTTCAGAAGCGCGGGTGCTGCCGGCCTGAATCGGGACGGTGGAGTCGGCACCCATGGCGTCCACGGCACCCATGGCGTCGGGGTTCGCGTTGGAAACAGCCGGGCCGAGCAACAAGGCGGCCAGCGATAAAATTAGCGGGGATGGTGTCAATTTCATAGGTTGTGAAGAAAATTGGAAACGGAGGAGGGTAGGTATCGTCTGGTCTGATTGAATGCGTTTTAGCACAAGCACTGCTCATTCGCCCAGCCTCAAGGAATTGGATTCCTTTTATTTTGGCAAAGGTGATGTTGCAAGCGCTCTTCAGTGTCGCGATGGACAGGAAAGGGGCAAAAAAAACGGAACCCCAGCGGAGTTCCGTTTAAAAAGATGGGTGAAATTAAATCGCCCAGCGCGGGTCAATTAATAGCGGTTGGAACGACCACCGCGATCGCCACGGTCATTCCGACCACCGCGATCACCGCGGCTGTCGCCACGGCCACCACCACCACCGCCGCCGTAGGCAGGACGTTCTTCACGAGGGCGGGCCTCGTTGATGGTGAGGTTACGGCCAAGGAAGGACTGGCCGTTGAGGCCATTGATGGCTGCGTTCATGCCTTCGACGCTGTCGACGGTGACGAAAGCGAAGCCACGTGGGCGGCCGCTTTCACGATCGGTAGGAAGGAAAACTTCGGTAACGCCGCCGTGTTGGCTGAAAAGTTCGCGGAGATCTGCTTCGGTGGTGTCAAAGGAAAGGTTCCCGACATACATTTTGGTATTCATAGTGTGTGATTGCGTAGCTAACTGCTGTTCCGAGACTGTTCCCGACTGTCGGGTCTCAAAATCACCACCGAATACTAACACTCACTTGATGATCTACCATGCCTTGAATCTGACAGGCGCCGTCGCCAGATGGTCAGAGTCCGTCATAATTTAAGAAAAGCGAGGGAAAAATCACCGATTCGTAAAAAACCCCGGATTCATTTGCCAAGGTAATCCTGGCACCAGACGTAGGCTTGCGAAAGTTGCATGCTGGGGTTGGTGGACGCGGTCGCGACATATTCGCAGTCGGGGGAGAAGCGCACGGCTGGGTAAAGCCATTCTTCATCGCCGATTTCGAGTCGGGGAATCAGGGCACCGCCATGATGTTCAACGAACCAGCGCAGCACCAGAGGTTGGCGGCGATGCGACAGGGATGACGGACGCTGATGCAGGCAACCCATGACGCCGGTTTGGTTGGCAGCATCAGTGATCTCGCCGGTGTTGAAGTTAATGTGGATGGCAAACTGACCGGCAGATGGGGCGCTGGCGGCGGTGAGGGCGAAGGTCAACTCGGGCAGATCGGAGGTGAGTTCGGTCTGAATCTGGAAGCCGAAGTTTTTGGTAGCGCGTTTTACTTTGACCGATCCGAAGGAATGGGATTTCGAGACCGAGGAAAAGGGGGTAGCCTGAATTCGTGAAGGGTGAGTGCGGGTGATCATCGAATGTTGTGTGGATTGTTCGACCATAGTGAATGAATTCACTATAATTACAAGAATATATTTATGGGGATTATGGTTTTTTATCTTTCACTGGGCGGATCGGTTGGTTGCCCCAGGAGCAAATTCCGGTCATGGTCCGCCGGTGTCTGGTCTGGCTCGAACGCTCTCAAAACTTGGTTTCTGCTCAAGGCGGGCGGCGGGAGATCTTGCGCGAGCAGGTCGGATTCGAGTCAATGGGGTCGTGCGTCGTGATCCAGAGTTCGCGATCAAGGGCGAGCGTGATCAGATTCAGGTCGACGGCGTTCCCGTGACGGCAGCGAAACCCGTTTATGTGATGCTCAACAAACCGAGAGGTCTCGTCACCAGCGCTTCCGATGAGCAGGGCAGATCAACGGTGTTTGAGTGTTTTGCGGGGAGTTTTGCGGAGGTCCATCTTGCTCCCGTCGGGCGACTTGACAAGGCCAGTGAGGGGTTGCTGCTGTTTACCAATGATACCGGCTGGGCGGAGTCGATTACTTCACCGTTGACTCATGTGGAGAAGGTTTACCATGTGCAGGTGGACCGGGTGTTGGATGCGGATCAGCTTCAACGGTTGCGTCAACCGGTGGAGAATGGTGGTGAAAGATTGGTGGCCCGTGCGGTTAATCTGTTGCGACACGGCCCGAAGAACTCATGGGTGGAGTTCACCCTGGATGAAGGGCGCAACCGGCATTTGCGTCGGCTTTGCGAGGCTCATGGATTGGAGGTTTTGCGTTTGGTGCGGGTGAAGGTCGGGAGTCTGGGTCTCGGTGAATTGACGAAGGGGGCATGGCGCCATCTGACCACGGAGGAGGTTGGAAGTCTGGTGCCGGGCGGCTGACCGTAGTTGATCACGGGATGAGCTCCAGTTGGGTGATGGCGAGCCAGGGGCCGGACTGAGGTTTGGCGAGGGCGTTCCAATACCAGGCGGAAATGTCAGTTTGAGACTGGGTGGCGTCGGCGTTGATGATGCGTTCTTTGAGGTGGTAATGTCTGCCGTTGAAGGTGGCTTGGTGATGAGACCAGAGTTGATGATCCGGGTCTCGGAACAACGGGAGGGGCTTGAGGGTAAAACCGCTGGCGCGGAAACAGTCGGCGCTGGGGTGGAGAAGTCGGGTGGGTTT encodes:
- the ybeY gene encoding rRNA maturation RNase YbeY, producing the protein MKSHSPQPRLSLHAHYRGQPLHLAHWRKLAKAALAPCLAQLKFPEAPLATLEEIEISLISDPAIADVHAQFLDDPTPTDVITFHHGEILISLDTAARQAQEHSHPYEREVALYLIHGLLHLAGWNDIDPEERRQMHQHQNRILDNLWSE
- a CDS encoding HD family phosphohydrolase, with amino-acid sequence MFDFIKRARLTRRGMSCGKTRRKHLQSETWETLLTHPLISLAVFVTSCLGSIILLQALSTSLDIPFRAVDAVYVAAIYLIAGLSWHLGISSTLRTNSNSLLVFFVITLHLVGIGIALGYGRSRGWDTSFSLLLAPHALAPVLLAMLVGRRIGFYATTYATLLGATLVDGPYILPFIATSMGIGFTGIFVTQKIRRRSRLLTAGVYIGITASVFMVAFGQAVVAFQGENAFFRLATPMLVGLGTTMLAGAILPALENLFRVTTDVSWLELADLNHPLMKRLSIEAPGTYHHCLVVANLADAAAETIGANATMCRVCSYFHDIGKLTKPEYFIENMDPEDNPHDDLTARMSALVLIAHVKDGIDLAIKNHLNRRIIDVIEQHHGNSLVYYFYRRALDQKNEIIRLVEQDKAREDDVPDVTEDGFRYPGPRPQCRETAIISLADAVESASRTLAKPTPNRVEQLVEDIVRNRLLDHQLDECDLTLAELTEVKASFVKTLLSMMHNRVRYPKESPEETKKATAQLERSERPHTHQTHTGKTEREKPEAAKPADAA
- a CDS encoding PhoH family protein produces the protein MSTATFNYESPQFLQDLLGKQQSHLRALGTALDLKTTTRDGWIKLDGSEASIASAKAVLGEVEKLRRDGSEITPALFNLLLKNASSPWTENPAENILSLKLLGTARKPAVLAKTRGQLEYLKAMRDNEVVFGVGPAGTGKTFLAMAQALQALRDKTVQRIVLTRPAVEAGEALGFLPGDLNEKIFPYLRPLYDALFEMMENDEAERLIERKIVEIAPLAYMRGRTLKNSFVILDESQNTTTEQMFMFLTRLGEGSRCVVTGDPSQVDLRRGMRSGLAEAVQILGKVEGIQFVKFDPSDVVRLPVVQRIIEAYREHRGTGESDSAQK
- a CDS encoding nitrilase-related carbon-nitrogen hydrolase, coding for MNAYLIQFSMLWEDRSANHAQVREMVEKVMPEAGSMLILPEMFATGFSMNVDCTAQGDSREDEAFIKELAVKWQCVVVAGVVTRHGDGRARNEALVVSADGGEMLRYAKQQMFTPGGEHDVYLAGDEVRVFDFEGFKVAPLVCYDLRFPEHFRKAIDLGAEVLVVIASWPARRQRHWEVLLQARAIENQAFVIGVNRCGSDPNAEYVGGSVVFDPLGQQVVHAGSGPGVTEVWLDRQALLTWRQQFPALSDRKPN
- a CDS encoding RNA recognition motif domain-containing protein, which codes for MNTKMYVGNLSFDTTEADLRELFSQHGGVTEVFLPTDRESGRPRGFAFVTVDSVEGMNAAINGLNGQSFLGRNLTINEARPREERPAYGGGGGGGRGDSRGDRGGRNDRGDRGGRSNRY
- a CDS encoding pseudouridine synthase; this encodes MSGLARTLSKLGFCSRRAAGDLARAGRIRVNGVVRRDPEFAIKGERDQIQVDGVPVTAAKPVYVMLNKPRGLVTSASDEQGRSTVFECFAGSFAEVHLAPVGRLDKASEGLLLFTNDTGWAESITSPLTHVEKVYHVQVDRVLDADQLQRLRQPVENGGERLVARAVNLLRHGPKNSWVEFTLDEGRNRHLRRLCEAHGLEVLRLVRVKVGSLGLGELTKGAWRHLTTEEVGSLVPGG